One genomic region from Equus asinus isolate D_3611 breed Donkey chromosome 10, EquAss-T2T_v2, whole genome shotgun sequence encodes:
- the LOC106830834 gene encoding olfactory receptor 1J4-like translates to MATRNRTEVIEFVLLGLASWPEMQPIIFGIVLAMYLVAVMGNALLVIGVLLDSKLQTPMYFLLSQLSFIDIFLTTITVPQMLVHMLPVNRTISFNCCIIQLFFFMTVGSMEGHLLAAMAYDRCAAICDPLRYSAIISHRLCLRITLTSWVVVSLNSLLYSVLVTRLTFCGNEVTHFFCDITPLLKLSCTLPVVNEMLIFTEGVAVVVSPFFFILGSYARTGVAIVRMHSVAVLHKALSTRSSHVMVVLLLYGSVIRMYLRPSSSYDLDQDRQIAIFYTVVTPMLNPLIYSLRNKEVKGALQRLFRKLCILGNFQPDSQANREW, encoded by the coding sequence ATGGCCACTAGAAATAGAACAGAAGTAATTGAATTTGTTTTATTGGGCCTGGCAAGTTGGCCAGAGATGCAGCCAATTATTTTTGGGATTGTCCTTGCCATGTACCTGGTGGCAGTTATGGGTAACGCCCTGTTAGTAATTGGTGTTCTCTTGGACTCCAAGCTTCAGACTCCCATGTATTTCCTGCTCAGCCAGCTTTCATTCATTGACATATTTCTCACAACCATCACTGTTCCCCAGATGCTGGTGCACATGCTGCCTGTGAATAGAACCATCTCCTTTAACTGCTGCATAatccagcttttcttttttatgactgtgGGCAGCATGGAAGGCCACTTGCTGGCTGCCATGGCCTATGATCGCTGTGCTGCCATCTGTGACCCCTTAAGATACTCTGCCATCATCAGCCATCGCCTCTGTCTACGCATAACCTTAACCTCATGGGTGGTCGTTAGCCTCAACAGCCTTCTTTATAGTGTGCTGGTCACCCGCTTAACCTTCTGTGGCAATGAGGTCacccacttcttctgtgacatcaCACCCTTGCTGAAGCTCTCCTGCACCCTGCCAGTGGTCAATGAAatgctaatatttactgagggtGTAGCTGTGGTGGTCAGCCCCTTCTTCTTCATTTTAGGTTCCTATGCCCGCACTGGGGTTGCCATAGTCCGCATGCACTCAGTTGCTGTCCTGCACAAAGCCCTGTCCACCCGTAGCTCCCACGTCATGGTTGTGCTGCTCCTGTATGGCTCTGTGATCCGCATGTACCTCCGGCCATCTTCCAGCTATGACTTGGACCAGGATCGCCAGATTGCCATCTTTTACACAGTAGTTACACCTATGCTAAACCCACTTATCTATAGCCTGAGGAACAAAGAGGTTAAGGGAGCTCTGCAAAGGCTTTTCAGGAAACTGTGCATCTTGGGAAACTTCCAACCTGATTCCCAGGCAAACAGAGAATGGTAG